The following coding sequences are from one Desulfovibrio sp. UIB00 window:
- a CDS encoding glutamine synthetase III has product MSSKSARQSAIEAITTYKPEAAPLNFVDTKPTDIFGCNVFNDRIMRERLPKSVYKALRKTIEFGERMDPAIADTVAAVMKDWAIEKGATHFTHIFYPLTGQTAEKHDSFLMPDGSGGVIAEFSGSMLIRGEPDASSFPSGGLRSTFEARGYTAWDVTSPAYIMENPNGTFLCIPTMFLSWTGVALDKKTPMLRSGQALNREAHRVLALFGEDTPLPIVSYAGLEQEYFCIDHNFNFARPDLQIAGRSLFGARPAKGQEFSDQYFGVIPQRVLSYMMEVERELYKLGVPVRTRHNEVAPSQYEIAPLFEVSNLAVDHNHIIMAKLRNVAKRYGLKCLLHEKPFAGVNGSGKHLNYSIGNAELGTLFDPGETPHANAKFLVFCAAMIRAVHKFGGLLRATVASASNDHRLGANEAPPAIMSIFLGDQLTEVFEAFRAGRVENAAGGRTGRALNLGVDTLPPLPADPGDRNRTSPVAFTGNRFEFRALGSSQSAAGSITALNTMMADSLGFAADWLEKELAQGKTFNQALESFISHVIDEHSAVIFNGDGYSEVWHKEAERRGLPNLRTTPEALAELTKPEVVSLYEKAGVLNKAELKARQEIYLEQYCKTVRTEANLVIRMANTIIYPAGMRYQGELAAAAANMRAIGKDPKTVTLAEITSNLRLMQDACGQLEEVLAKADSLGYGFEAALSYREYVLPRMLEVRRYADMLEVRVADDLWALPNYQEILFGK; this is encoded by the coding sequence ATGAGCAGCAAATCCGCCAGACAAAGCGCCATTGAGGCCATCACTACCTACAAACCCGAAGCGGCCCCCCTGAATTTCGTGGACACCAAACCCACCGATATTTTCGGGTGCAACGTGTTCAATGACCGCATCATGCGTGAACGCCTGCCCAAGAGCGTGTACAAGGCGCTGCGCAAAACCATTGAATTCGGCGAACGCATGGACCCCGCCATCGCCGATACCGTTGCCGCAGTCATGAAAGACTGGGCCATTGAAAAGGGTGCCACCCATTTTACCCACATTTTTTATCCCCTCACCGGGCAGACTGCCGAAAAGCACGACAGCTTCCTCATGCCTGACGGCTCTGGCGGCGTGATCGCCGAATTTTCCGGCTCCATGCTTATTCGCGGCGAACCTGACGCTTCGTCCTTCCCTTCCGGCGGCCTGCGCTCCACCTTTGAAGCGCGCGGCTATACCGCATGGGATGTGACCAGCCCCGCCTACATCATGGAGAATCCCAACGGCACCTTCCTGTGCATCCCCACCATGTTCCTTTCTTGGACGGGTGTTGCCCTGGACAAAAAAACGCCCATGCTGCGTTCCGGCCAGGCCCTGAACCGCGAGGCGCACCGCGTGCTGGCGCTCTTTGGCGAAGATACGCCGTTGCCCATTGTTTCCTACGCCGGGCTTGAGCAGGAATACTTCTGCATTGACCACAACTTCAATTTTGCCCGCCCTGACCTCCAGATCGCCGGGCGTTCCCTGTTTGGCGCGCGTCCGGCCAAGGGGCAGGAATTCAGCGACCAGTACTTTGGCGTTATCCCCCAGCGTGTGCTTTCGTACATGATGGAAGTGGAGCGCGAACTCTACAAGCTGGGCGTGCCCGTGCGCACCCGCCATAACGAAGTGGCCCCCAGCCAGTATGAAATCGCGCCCCTCTTTGAGGTGAGCAACCTCGCGGTTGACCACAACCACATCATCATGGCCAAGCTGCGCAACGTGGCAAAGCGCTACGGCCTCAAGTGCCTGCTGCACGAAAAACCCTTTGCGGGCGTGAACGGCTCGGGCAAACATCTGAACTATTCCATCGGCAATGCAGAGCTGGGCACCCTGTTTGATCCCGGCGAAACACCGCATGCCAACGCCAAGTTCCTGGTGTTCTGCGCCGCCATGATCCGTGCCGTGCACAAGTTTGGCGGTCTGCTGCGCGCAACCGTCGCCAGCGCCAGCAACGACCACCGTCTGGGCGCCAACGAGGCCCCGCCAGCCATCATGTCCATCTTCCTCGGCGATCAGCTGACGGAAGTGTTTGAAGCATTCCGCGCCGGACGCGTTGAAAACGCCGCCGGTGGCCGCACGGGCCGCGCCCTTAATCTGGGTGTGGATACGCTGCCGCCGCTGCCCGCCGATCCCGGCGACCGCAACCGCACAAGCCCCGTGGCCTTTACCGGCAACAGGTTCGAGTTCCGCGCGCTTGGCTCCAGCCAGTCTGCGGCGGGTTCCATCACCGCGCTCAACACCATGATGGCTGATTCGCTGGGCTTTGCAGCCGACTGGCTTGAAAAGGAACTGGCCCAGGGCAAGACCTTCAATCAGGCTCTGGAATCCTTTATCAGCCATGTCATCGACGAGCACAGCGCCGTTATTTTCAACGGCGACGGCTACTCCGAAGTGTGGCACAAGGAAGCCGAGCGCCGTGGCCTGCCCAACCTGCGCACCACCCCCGAGGCTCTGGCCGAACTGACCAAGCCGGAAGTAGTCAGCCTGTATGAAAAGGCTGGCGTACTCAACAAGGCCGAGCTCAAGGCACGGCAGGAAATCTACCTTGAGCAGTACTGCAAGACCGTGCGTACCGAGGCCAATCTGGTTATCCGCATGGCCAATACCATCATTTACCCTGCGGGCATGCGCTATCAGGGTGAACTGGCGGCAGCGGCGGCCAACATGCGCGCCATCGGCAAGGATCCCAAAACTGTGACCCTGGCCGAAATCACTTCGAATCTGCGCCTCATGCAGGATGCCTGCGGCCAGCTTGAAGAAGTGCTGGCCAAGGCGGACAGCCTGGGCTATGGCTTTGAAGCCGCCCTCAGCTACCGCGAGTATGTGCTGCCCCGCATGCTTGAAGTGCGCCGCTATGCGGACATGCTTGAAGTGCGCGTGGCTGACGACCTGTGGGCGCTGCCCAATTATCAGGAAATTTTGTTCGGCAAGTAG
- a CDS encoding peptidylprolyl isomerase — protein sequence MPIKKGDTVRAHYTGTLDDGTVFDSSREREPLEFVMGKGMLIPGFESAVDGREAGETVTVTVAPDDAYGEADPELVFTVPRAQVPDHIPLNVGVPLQLSNEQGQMDVTITEVGADEITLDANHPLAGKTLTFEIEIVSVN from the coding sequence ATGCCTATTAAAAAAGGCGATACGGTGCGCGCGCATTACACGGGTACCCTTGACGATGGCACGGTGTTCGACTCTTCGCGTGAGCGCGAACCCCTGGAATTCGTGATGGGCAAAGGTATGCTGATCCCGGGTTTTGAATCCGCCGTTGACGGTCGCGAAGCGGGTGAAACCGTTACCGTGACCGTTGCGCCTGATGATGCCTACGGCGAGGCTGATCCCGAACTGGTGTTCACCGTTCCCCGCGCCCAGGTGCCCGACCATATTCCCCTGAACGTGGGCGTGCCCTTGCAGCTCTCCAACGAGCAGGGTCAGATGGACGTGACCATCACTGAAGTTGGCGCGGACGAGATCACCCTTGACGCCAACCACCCCCTCGCTGGCAAGACGCTGACGTTTGAAATCGAAATCGTGAGCGTGAACTAA
- the lysA gene encoding diaminopimelate decarboxylase, which produces MSDIRSTYTDECNFYGRHTPRELAETFGTPLYVYNENVLRQRCRDLMGLSKHPGFGVNYSVKANATPALLRIVREEGLVVDAMSPGELYMDELAGFTPAEILYISNNNSEAELKNAVSRGLLISVDSLSQLDTLGRINKGGKVMVRFNPGIGAGHHAKVITAGKDTKFGVTPDKLDEVFALLEKHDLTLAGINQHIGSLFMEPDGYLDAAEVLLHLADRLPASMLAKLEVIDFGGGFGIPYHKYEGQARLSMADLGSRLHALIAGWSEKSGYKGRFLVEPGRYVAAECCVLLGTVFAVKNNGDKRYVGTNLGFNVLVRPAMYDSFHDVEIYGADTQTRKNMVQTIVGNICESGDILAKERELPVMCEGDVLGVLDAGAYGFTMGSNYNQRRRPAEVLIQSDGTAKLIRRRETLEDLARCLMD; this is translated from the coding sequence ATGTCCGATATTCGCTCCACGTACACCGACGAATGCAATTTTTATGGCCGCCACACCCCCCGCGAGCTGGCTGAAACCTTCGGCACCCCTCTCTATGTATATAATGAGAACGTGCTGCGGCAGCGTTGCCGCGACCTTATGGGGCTTTCCAAACACCCCGGTTTCGGCGTGAACTATTCTGTCAAGGCCAATGCGACCCCCGCCCTGCTGCGCATAGTGCGCGAGGAAGGGCTGGTGGTGGACGCCATGAGCCCCGGCGAACTGTACATGGACGAGCTGGCCGGTTTTACCCCTGCCGAAATTCTGTACATTTCCAACAACAACTCCGAAGCCGAGCTGAAAAACGCCGTTTCGCGCGGGCTGCTTATCAGTGTGGATTCTCTTTCGCAGCTTGATACCCTTGGCCGCATCAACAAGGGCGGCAAGGTCATGGTGCGTTTTAACCCCGGCATTGGCGCGGGCCACCATGCCAAGGTCATCACTGCGGGCAAGGACACCAAATTTGGCGTCACCCCTGACAAGCTGGACGAAGTTTTTGCCCTGCTTGAAAAACACGACCTCACGCTGGCTGGCATCAACCAGCACATCGGCTCGCTCTTTATGGAACCAGACGGCTACCTTGATGCCGCCGAAGTGCTGCTGCATCTTGCCGACCGCCTGCCCGCCAGCATGCTGGCAAAGCTTGAAGTCATCGACTTTGGCGGCGGCTTTGGCATTCCCTACCACAAGTACGAAGGTCAGGCCCGCCTGAGCATGGCCGACCTTGGCAGCCGCCTGCACGCCCTCATTGCGGGCTGGTCTGAAAAATCCGGCTACAAGGGCCGTTTTCTTGTGGAACCGGGCCGCTATGTGGCCGCCGAATGCTGCGTGCTGCTGGGCACCGTGTTTGCCGTCAAAAACAATGGCGACAAGCGCTACGTGGGCACCAATCTGGGCTTTAACGTGCTTGTGCGCCCCGCCATGTACGATTCCTTCCATGATGTGGAAATCTACGGGGCCGACACCCAGACACGCAAAAACATGGTGCAGACCATTGTGGGCAATATTTGTGAAAGCGGCGATATCCTTGCCAAGGAACGCGAACTGCCCGTTATGTGCGAGGGAGATGTGCTTGGGGTACTTGACGCCGGAGCTTATGGATTTACTATGGGTTCCAACTACAACCAGCGTCGTCGCCCTGCTGAAGTTCTCATTCAAAGCGACGGCACTGCCAAACTTATCCGCCGCCGCGAAACCCTTGAGGATCTTGCGCGCTGCCTGATGGATTAA
- a CDS encoding MATE family efflux transporter, giving the protein MTQLRGASAQQARPAPDLSTSPRAVWRLTWPQMLMMYLMFFMGFVAVWVAGQISADVQAALGMVNQCSILLMVVAMALSSGATAAVSQSLGALKVMRAQRYIGTTVIGCMGLGLLVALAAALFSDGILRVLMVPESIMPQTREMWAASMLGLPAQYLYASTGVMFRATRQVLPPLWVASGVCLFNLLACLGLGLGWFGMPNMGYMGLIWANVGAQYLGAVCNCLLLVHSGYLNRKSLPSLRWLRAGLPYLLKVALPAGAAQIVWQSGYMMLFVLVASLPSDSVNALAGLNAGLRVEALLFLPGMAFNMSVAVLVGNSLGAGKSAEARRVALNMVTLAAVAMSFMAALLWPFRQEVAHLLSQEPGTQAQIVSYLTYNLLSTPFSIASTVMGGVMTGAGATKYNLMIFGGSFWLVRLPLGWLLGHMLWGTASGVFVAMLVSQILQTSIMLYVVLFSDWTRFAMSRCRQPQTP; this is encoded by the coding sequence GTGACACAATTACGCGGCGCATCCGCGCAGCAGGCCCGGCCCGCGCCCGACCTGAGCACTTCCCCCCGCGCGGTCTGGCGGTTGACCTGGCCCCAGATGCTCATGATGTACCTTATGTTCTTCATGGGCTTTGTGGCTGTATGGGTTGCCGGACAGATCAGCGCGGACGTTCAGGCGGCGCTGGGCATGGTGAACCAGTGCAGCATCCTGCTGATGGTGGTTGCCATGGCTCTTTCAAGCGGCGCTACGGCGGCTGTGAGCCAGTCGCTGGGCGCGCTTAAAGTCATGCGCGCCCAGCGCTATATAGGCACAACGGTTATTGGCTGCATGGGCCTTGGGCTTCTTGTGGCCCTGGCAGCCGCCCTTTTCAGCGACGGCATACTGCGCGTGCTCATGGTGCCGGAAAGCATCATGCCGCAAACCCGCGAAATGTGGGCAGCCAGCATGCTTGGTCTGCCCGCGCAGTATCTGTACGCGTCAACCGGGGTCATGTTCCGCGCCACGCGTCAGGTTTTGCCGCCCCTGTGGGTTGCCTCCGGCGTATGCCTGTTCAACCTGCTGGCCTGCCTGGGCCTTGGGCTTGGCTGGTTTGGCATGCCCAACATGGGCTATATGGGTCTGATCTGGGCCAACGTGGGCGCGCAGTATCTTGGCGCTGTATGCAACTGCTTGCTGCTGGTGCATTCCGGCTACCTGAACCGCAAATCCCTGCCCTCCCTGCGCTGGCTCCGCGCTGGCCTGCCCTACCTGCTCAAAGTGGCCCTGCCCGCAGGCGCGGCCCAGATCGTATGGCAGTCCGGCTACATGATGCTGTTTGTTCTGGTGGCGTCATTGCCCTCCGACAGCGTCAATGCGCTGGCCGGTCTCAATGCCGGTCTGCGGGTGGAAGCCCTGCTGTTTTTGCCGGGCATGGCCTTCAACATGAGCGTGGCCGTGCTGGTGGGCAACAGCCTTGGTGCGGGCAAATCCGCCGAGGCCCGCCGCGTGGCCCTCAATATGGTGACGCTTGCGGCTGTGGCCATGAGCTTTATGGCCGCCCTGCTCTGGCCCTTCCGGCAGGAGGTGGCCCACCTGCTCTCGCAGGAGCCGGGCACGCAAGCGCAAATTGTGAGCTACCTTACCTATAACCTGCTCTCCACGCCCTTTTCCATCGCAAGCACTGTCATGGGTGGCGTGATGACGGGAGCCGGTGCCACCAAGTACAACCTCATGATTTTTGGCGGCAGTTTCTGGCTGGTGCGCCTGCCCTTGGGCTGGCTGCTTGGTCACATGCTCTGGGGCACGGCCTCGGGCGTATTTGTGGCCATGCTCGTATCCCAGATTCTGCAAACCAGCATCATGCTTTATGTGGTGCTTTTCAGCGACTGGACGCGCTTTGCCATGAGCCGCTGCCGTCAGCCGCAAACCCCGTAA